GCATTACTTGTTTTAAGGCTAATATCCTAAAAACGTAACGAGATGTTTCGCTATTTAAAAGCAAATCGTAATAATTATCTACACCCTGAAAAGTAAGCTGTCTATCTACTCCCGCCGATCCAGCATTGTACGATGCTGCCGCCAAAGTCCAAGAGCCAAACTTTTCCTTAGCTTTTAATAAGTACTCGCATGCTGCCTCTGTCGATTTTTCCAAATGGTAACGTTCATCCACAATATCATTAATCTCTAAACCGTATTGCTTACCCGTTGCAGGCATAAATTGCCAAACACCTCTAGCACCTGCTGGCGATACTGCATTTACCAAACCACTCTCGGCAACAGCTAAGTATTTAAAATCGTCGGGTACGCCGTTTTTCTTTAAAATGGGTTCTATAACAGCAAAGGCGCGGTTAGCTCGTTTTATAATAATTTGGGTAGTAGCATGTAAGTTAGAGTTTACAAGTAACTCCCTATCAAAACGTTCTCTAACATCAGCAATATTAAGCGGAGTAGCCTCACCCGCAAAATCAATAGTAGCAGGGAAATAATAACCGTTAGTTACCTCTGCATCCGTTCCTTTATCATTCAAATTGTTAGATGATACAGCATGTATCATAAATCCGCTAACCAGTACTACCGATGTTATTACGGCTGTTTTTTTAACCCATTTCATAGCTTTGTAATTTTTTATAATTAAAAATAATAGTCTATACATAAGGTAACCTTAGTGTTGTTACCTACTGAGGTAAAGTTACAAAAATGAAGCCAATTACTCCTCCCTGAGTATAATTTCTGGAAGATTTTCGTTAAACCATTTTACTTTATTAATAATCATAATATGTGTACCTCCTTCTATGGCAATATAATCTGTTTTTAGGTATTGCGGAGGGAAAACACCATCCGCAGTACCGTGAATATGTATTATATTGGGGTTGGGTTCTGCCCTGTCCCAAAGTATTATGGTCTTAAACGCCCAATCGAGGTATTTCTTATCACGTACCGACAGATACTTTTCATACAATCGTAATCGTTTTGCTATAAAACTATTGCCATTGGCAAAACGGGCTACCCAGTGTACGCGCTCCATAAGTGCAGTTGGGAAAACCTTATAAGCCCTAACCATCTTAGCAAAGCGCATTCTGCGCGGAAACTCGGTATTACACTTTACACTCGATACTATAATTACTTTTCGTGCCTCAATAACCTCAGCTATTTCTTGTACAAGTACCCCACCAAACGAAACACCTATTAAAACAGGGTTATTATGTGTTATGGTAGCCGCTATACGTTGCGCATAATGCCGTAAGGATTCTTCGGGTTCTGGGAGTACCCATTCTAAAAAAAACACCTCAAATGTAGCTTCGGGTAACTTTATATTTTCAAAAATAACAGGGCTTGCTGCTAAGCCCGGCATAAGATAAACTGGGATTCTTTCCATACAATGAGTATGTTTTAACGCTTTTTCGACCGTATTTGTCGATTTTTATTACGAAATTTGTATAAAATTAAAATTTTTATTCCATCCAGCGCATTCATATAATTTTAATTTATTAATAAATTACAAAAGTACCACTGAAGCAGAATTATAAGCTATGGAAATTAAAGACAACGAATTTCAGAGACAGTTCGAAACTACATTGGATGATGGGACAACGTTATCAGTAGAATATTCTTTACAGGAACGAAAAATTTTTCTTACCCGCATTAATACTCCAGAGGGCTTTGAAGATGACGATAGTGTTAGCGAATTTATTAAAGCAATATTAGATACTGCTGAAGAAAGACGTTTACGTGTAGTACCTGTGCACCCCAAAACGGCTGCTTTTTTCAAGAAAAACCCAGGATATAAGGAGTTACTCCCTCCGGGAATTCGTATTTAAATGAGTGGCTACCCGTGCTTATTATGCATGTGTTTTTTTACCACACAAAACGTTTGAATGGATAAAATAGAAATTTGAATTAAGCAAGGTTACAATAGCCAAAAGAGATGTTGTATTAGAAACATAATGCTTAATTTATGTATACTGGCTGATTAACAAACTCCATACGTACAATACCATCGTCGTCAATTTTGGTAAGTTGTATTTTGTGTAGTGTATTTACCAACTCAGGATTCCAAGGTGTTTTTACTTTTACGTAATTCTCGGTAAAACCGTGTATGTATCCTTCTTTATTTTCGCTTTCAAACAATACCGTACGTGTGGTGCCTAATTGGCTCTCGTAAAAAGCCCTACGCTTTTTAACCGATAGTCCACGTAACATTTTACTACGCTTGCTACGTACATTGTTGGGTACTACACCCTCCATTTCGGCGGCAGGTGTATTATCGCGCTCACTATACGTAAATACGTGTAGGTACGATATATCTAGGCTATTGAGGTAATTGTAGGTTTCTAAAAAATGTTCATCTGTTTCTCCCGGAAAACCTACTATAACATCTACACCAATACAGGCATGAGGCATAACTCGGCGTGTTTGTGCAACACGGTCGGTATATACTTCGCGCATGTAGCGTCGGCGCATTAATTTTAGTATATCATTACTACCACTTTGTAAGGGTATATGAAAATGCGGTACAAAAGTTCGGCTTTGCGCCACAAAATCAATCGTTTCGTTTTTTAATAAGTTCGGTTCAATAGAGGATATGCGCAAACGCTCTATACCCTCCACTTCATCTAGTGCTTGTACCAACTCATAAAAAGTATGCTCGTGTTTTTTATTACCAAACTCACCTTTACCATAGTCCCCTATATTTACCCCTGTAAGTACAATTTCTTTAATGCCTTTAGCAGAAATTTCGGCAGCATTATGCAGTACATTTTGTAGTGTATCGCTACGCGAAATACCGCGTGCCAAAGGTATGGTACAGTAGGTACACTTATAATCGCAGCCATCTTGCACTTTTAAAAAAGCACGGGTACGATCGCCAATGGAGTAACTCCCTACATAAAAATCAGCTTCTGATATTTCGCACGAATGTACCTCGCCCATATCGTTTTTAGACAGGTCGTTGATGTAGTCTGTAATCTTAAATTTTTCGGTAGCACCCAAAACAAGGTCAACACCATCTACAGCAGCCAATTGTTCGGGTTTTAACTGGGCATAGCATCCTACGGCTGCTACAAAGGCTTTATCGTTCTTCTTCAGTGCTTTTTTAACTACCTGTTTAAACTGTTTATCGGCATTTTCGGTAACCGAACACGTGTTTATAACATAAATATCCGCAGCATCTTCAAAATCAACACGGTCAAAACCTTCATCCTGAAAATTACGGGCAATAGTAGATGTTTCTGAAAAATTCAGTTTACATCCTAGTGTATAAAAGGCAACTTTTTTCCTGTTTTCCATAATTATAAGCCAGCGTCTCAAATAAGGGTGCAAATTTACATACAATTTGGCAGTAAATAAAATCGTCAATTGATTATATTTGTATCATACAATAAACACACGGCTAATGCAATCGCTTCAAATACAAAAGGATAAACTTTCACTTATTGAATGGATAACACAAATAGAAGATGTTGTTGTACTCAATAAACTAAAGGCTATAATGACTGAAGATGAAAATAGTAATTTCTTATTATCTGAGGAGCAGCAACTAATTTTAAAAGAGACTGCCAAAAAATATCATTCGGGAGAAGAACGCACTTATACTTGGCAGGAAATTAAAGCTAATGCTGCTGAATTAAAAAAAAATATTAATGAAAAGAAAGCATAAGATGGTATTTACATCACGTGCTAATAATGATATACTTGATGCTTTTAATTACTACGAATCTGCACAAAAAGACTTAGGAAATTATTTTCTTGATTCGTTGGAAAACAGTTTTATTTCTATCAAAAACAGCCCTGATATTTATAAGTTTGTTTATAAATCGTTTCAGCAAGCAAAAATAAAACGTTTTCCGTATGTAATAGTATTTGAGTGTAGAGGTAAAGAAATACTCATACTCACTGTTTTTAATACCTATCAAAATCCAATAAAGAAAATAATCTAAATTGATAAAAAATAGCATTGCCACTTTACTAACTTTATTACTCACCATTATATTTTTTTCCTGTGGTGGAGAACAAAATAAAAAGCGTGACCATCTGGTTTTTAGGTACAATGAAAATGCAGCCGTTAACTCGTTAGATCCTGCTTTTTCGCGTACACGCCCTTCAATATGGGTTTGTAACCAGTTATTTAGCGGATTAGTACAACTTGATGATAAGCTCAACATACAACCCGATATTGCCAAACGCTGGGAGATTTCGCCCAACGGTAAAACATATACTTTTACACTAAGAGATGATGTGTATTTCCATAGAAATGGAGTGTTTGGCACGGATAGTACACGTACGGTAATAGCACAAGATTTCGAGTATAGTCTTAATCGTTTATTAGACGAAAACGTTGCGGCACCAGGCAGATGGATATTACAAAATGTAGCTGATTTTAAAGCTGTAAATGATACCATATTCCAGATACAACTTAATAAAACATTTCCTGCCTTTTTAGGCTTGCTTACCATGAAATACGCATCGGTAGTACCACATGAAGCTTTTGAAGCAGCAGGGTACGATTTTAGAGCCAACCCTATTGGTACAGGTGCATTCCAATTTAAAATCTGGGAGGAGAACGTAAAATTAGTCCTCCGAAAAAACCCATTGTATTACGAAAAGGATGAAGAAGGTGTACAGCTCCCCTACCTTGAAGCTGTAGCGATTACCTTTTTACCCGATAAGCAAAGTGGCTTTTTACAGTTTGTACAGGGTAGACAGGATTTAGTTTCGGGATTAGACCCATCGTATAAAGATGAAATTGTAACTCCTAAAGGTAAATTGCAAGCCAAATACAATGATGAGGTAGACATGATTACAGGACCTTATTTAAACACCGAGTATATTGGTTTTAGGTTGGATGGTGCTAACGATGCCGTAAAGGACAAGCGGATTAGACAGGCTATGAATTATGGTTTTGACCGCGAAAAAATGGTAATGTACCTCCGTAATGGTATGGGTACGCCCGCAATATATGGTATGATACCTACGGGGCTTGGCGGATATGGCACGACAGGTTATAATTATAATCCTGAAAAGGCACGTAAATTAATAGCTGAATATAAAAGTGAGAATGGAAATGCCAATTTGGATATACAAATGAGTACAAGTGCCTCGTACCTTGATATTGCTGAGTATTTACAGCGCGAATGGCAAAAAATAGGGCTTACGGTTGCTGTAGATGTAAACCCGCCTTCTACATTAACGCAATCCATATCTAACGGGAAAGTGTCGTTTTTTAAAGCGAGTTGGATAGCTGATTATCCTGATGCCGAAAATTACCTTTCATTATTTTACAGCAAGAATTTTTCGCCAGGTGGTCCTAACTATACTCATTTTAAGAATGAGGATTTTGACAGGTTGTACGAAAAAGCTTTTACGGTTATTAACGATAAGGAACGGTATGCTTTATATAAAAAAATGGATGCTATTGTAATGGAAGAAGCTCCTGTTGTGCCTTTGTTTTACGATAAAGCAGCACGATTTACTACTAAAGATGTAGCAGGGCTAGGTATTAACCCGTTAAATTTATTGGTACTGAAAAAGGTAAAAAAGAATTGATTATTACCTGCTCCTATTACGCCTATTTTTTCGGTACTGCCAAGGGGCTACAGGGTTTTTAGCCGACCATAACCCTACTTTTTCGACTCTAGCCTTATTTTCCATTTCGGCTAAGGCGTCACTATCCGAGTAATCTTTGTAATGCCATGCCAAACCTGCTTGTATAAGTGCTTCGTTTACATTAATACCTTCTTTGGTAATTACTGTACCTACTACCCTACCATAACGGTCGCGCTTACCACCCGATGCCACAGTTACTATTTTTCCGAAGCATAAATCGGATGCATATTTTTTAGCTGCTTTGCCAAAAGCTTGTTTCTTTTCAGGGCAATCAATTTCGGCAAGGCGTACCCGTTCAGCATAGCCTTCATATAGTACATCAAATGTATCACCATCGCTAATACCTACCACCTTTCCAGTAAAGGTTTTTAAACTCCGAAATGGTTTCTTGGCTTTTTTATAGTTCTTTTCTACATAACCATCCCTACCTGTATTGCTTTTATTATCATTGTTTCTAACTACAGAATAAATGGAAACAATTAATAATACTATTATAACCCAAATAGGATATTTTCTGCTACGCCCGCCTCGGTGCTGCCGCTTTGCCATAGTGTATTACTTACTATTCTTTACGCCATTTTTTCGTCTCTTCAAAAATATGTTCCATTATAGCAGCATCTTCTGGAGTAAAAGCAACCTTGCGTCGTGCCATTACTATTTCGGCAGTAATAAACGCTTTTTTGGTAATGTATGTTGTAAAACCTGATGCGCCACCCCATGAGAAACTTGGCACAAAGTTGCGCGGGAATCCGCTACCAAATATATTGGTGCTTACTCCTACTACTGTACCTGTATTAAACATGGTGTTAATGCCACATTTACTATGGTCGCCCATCATAAGCCCACAAAACTGTGTTCCTGTTTTGGCAAAACCTTCTTTCTCGTAGCTCCAAAGTTTAACTTCGTCGTAGTTGTTTTTAAGGTTGGAGTTATTCGTATCGGCACCAAGGTTACACCATTCGCCTAATACTGAGTTTCCTAAAAAGCCATCGTGCCCTTTGTTAGAGTACCCAAATAATACCGAATTATTTACCTCTCCTCCAATGCGCGAGTGGGGTCCTACCGTAGTAGCACCGTACACTTTAGTAGCTAGTTTTACTTGTGCACCCTCGCATAATGCAAAAGGACCTCGTATAACCGAGTTTTCCATAATCTCGGTATCTTTACCAATGTATATTGGTCCTCCAGAGGCATTTAAGGTTACAAACTCTAACTTTGCGCCCTTTTCTATAAAAATATTTTCAGGAGCTATTGTATTTATACTGGTAGGTATAGGCTGCGAAGTTCTGCCCTCTGTAAGCAATGCAAAATCTTCACGAATGGCAGCATCATTTTTCTGGAATATATCCCAAGTATTTTCCAATCGTAAACAATTTTCGGTGTACTCTATACTTTCGTAAGTATCAAAATCTACTTCCTCCTGTGTGTCTTTCGTATAAAAGGCAATCACTTCTTCACCATGAAATATAGCTTGGTTTTCCTTAAGCCCCTGTATCATGGCTACCATATCTACCGTAGGTAAAAAAGAGGCATTTATCATAATATTTTCCTCCATCTCTACCATAGGGTACTTTTGCATTAAATATTCCTCAGTAAGCGTTGTGGTAGTATAACCCAAATGCTTTTCCCATTTTTCTCTAATGGTTAATATCCCCATTCTAATATCGGCTACAGGGCGTGTAAACGTAAAAGGTAATAACGCGTTGCGTACAGTTCCGTCAAAAAGTATATAGTTCATGGTTGTAGTGTTTGTGGCTCAAAAATAGGTAATAAAGTTTTAAAATTATAAAGAATAGTTATACTAATGATTTGGCAACAATAAACTGCAAATAAAAAAGCCTCCCTAAAATTAGGAAGGCTTTTGATATGATTTAAAATCCAGAAATTACTTTTTGAATTTTGCGTATTTGTTTTTGAACTTGTCAATACGTCCTGCGGTATCGATAAGTTTAGATTTACCTGTATAAAATGGGTGTGATGTTCTGGAAATTTCCATTTTCACTACCGGATATTCAACTCCGTCTACTTCAATTGTGTCTTTCGTGTCTGCTGTAGATTTAGTAATAAATACGTCATCGTTTGACATATCTTTGAATGCTACTAATCTGTAATTTTCTGGGTGAATACCTTTTTTCATCTTTACGTAAATTTTATTCTGTTATGGTTGTAGTTTTATTTTGCGGCTTCCTTCTTTTAAGGAAGGTGTAAATAAGCATACAACTTTTTATTTTAAATTATTTAAATTTCAGAGTGCAAAAGTACAACTATTTTTTTAATATCAAATACTTATAATTGATTTTTTAGCGTGTAACATACGTTTGTTTTCCGCGACACATTATATTGTAATTAGTATATTTGTAACCTTAAAACTAACCATTATTATGAAAGAAGCAATTAAAAAGAATGGAATTAATTTCGGTATTATAATCGGTGTTGTATCTATTTTAATAAGTACCCTACTATATATTATTGACCTAGAGCTTATGGTTAGCATTTGGGTAGGTATTATTATTTTCCTTGTAAGCTTGGGTATTGGCATATTTGCAGTAGCAAAATCTAAAAAAGAACTTGGCGGATTTATTAGCTTTAAAGAAGCCTTTACTGTATTTTTTATAAGTATGGCTATTAGTGCTGCTATTAGTAATTTATTTATGTACGGACTTTTTAATTTTGTAGACCCTGATGCTAAAGCAGAATTATCGGAGTTGGTAATTAAAAAAACGGTTACTATGATGCAAGATATGGGTGCTCCTTCTGACAGTATTAAGGAAACAGCCAAACAACTGAAAGAAACAGATAACTTTAGTCCGCTTTCATTACTTAAATCGTATGTAGGTGGTCTTGTTTTTCATATCATTATCGGGCTTATTGTAGCTGCTGCAATGAAAAAAAATAAGCCTGAGTTCGAAAACTAGATGAATCTATCCATAGTTATACCCTTACTCAACGAAGAGGAATCACTCAGCGAACTACATCAGTGGATTGTTACCGTAATGACGGCTAATAACTATAGCTACGAAATTATTTTTATAGATGATGGTAGCACCGATAGTTCGTGGCAAAAAATAACACACCTTTCCAAAACCAATAAAAATGTAAAAGCCATACGCTTTTTGCATAATTATGGCAAATCGCAGGCATTGCACGCTGGTTTTGCTAAGGCACAAGGGGAAGTTATTATTACTATGGATGCCGATTTACAGGATAGCCCAGAAGAAATTCCAGCATTATATGATATGGTAATGCATAAAGAATTTGACTTGGTATCGGGTTGGAAAAAAAAGCGGTACGATTCGGTATTAACTAAAAATATGCCCTCAAAACTTTTTAACTGGGCGGCACGCAAAACATCGGGGGTAAAACTACACGATTTTAATTGCGGATTAAAAGCCTACAAAAATACCGTAGTAAAAAACATAGAGGTATCGGGAGAAATGCATCGTTATATACCTGTATTAGCCAAAAATGCAGGTTTTAGCAATATTGGCGAAAAAGTAGTAGTACACCAAGCCCGAAAATATGGTACCACCAAATTTGGTATGGAACGCTTTATAAATGGCTTCTTGGATCTTATCACTATTTGGTTTATATCGCGCTTTGGCAAACGCCCTATGCATCTTTTTGGTGCCTTGGGGGTACTTATGTTTGTTATAGGATTACTATCGGCTGTATATATTGGTATTACCAAACTTTATAAACTATACAATAACGAACCTGCAATATTAGTAACCAGTAACCCTTGGTTTTATATTGCTCTTACTACCATGATTATAGGTACACAATTATTTTTGGCAGGCTTTCTGGGCGAAATAATTTTGCGTACTAAAAACAACGAGGAACGATATAAGGTAAGTGAAACACTGTAACTGAAAATAATTTGTATCTTCATTTTATAAAAACCAACCAATAATTTTACATAACAAAACTATTATGGATATTGATAAATCAATACTAGAAAAAGTAAACGTATGGCTAACGCCAGATTTTGATACCGATACACAAAATACAATTCGGGAGATGATGACAGCATCGCCCAAAGAACTAGAGGAAAGTTTTTATAAAAACCTTGAATTTGGTACAGGTGGTATGCGTGGTATTATGGGACCTGGTACCAACCGTATTAATAAATATACGTTAGGTAAAGCTACACAAGGATTATCTGATTATATAAAAAAATCATTCCCTAACGAGCAGGCTAAAGTAGCTATAGCTTACGATTGCCGCCATAATAGTGATACGCTTGCTAAAGTGGTTGCCGATGTCTTTTCGGCAAACGGAATAAAAGTATTCCTGTTTTCCGATATGCGCCCAACACCAGAGCTTTCATTCGCATTAAAACATTTAGATTGCCATGCAGGTATTGTACTTACAGCATCGCACAACCCACCAGAGTATAATGGTTATAAAGTATATTGGCAAGATGGTGGGCAGCTAGTACCACCACAGGATGGCGAAATTATAAACACTATAGAAGCATTAGCGTACAATCAGATTAACTTTAACGCTAACGAAGATTTAATTGAATATATTGATAAAACCATTGATGAGGCTTTTATAAAATCATCATTGGAAAATGCAACGTTTACGAGTAAGGAAGCTAAAAACGAGTTAAACATTGTATTTACTTCGCTACACGGTACTTCTATCAAACTGGTTCCTGATTTATTGGAAGCAGCAGGCTATAATAATGTACACATTGTTGCAGAACAAGCGGTACCCAATGGTGATTTCCCAACCGTAAAATCGCCAAATCCAGAAGAACCTGAAGCACTAAAAATGGCTACTGAACTGGCCGATAAAGTAAATGCTGATATTGTTATTGGTACCGACCCCGATAGCGACAGGCTGGGTGTAGCAGTACGCAACAACAATAATGAAATGGTGCTCCTTAATGGTAACCAAACCATGGTACTGATGACGCACTTTTTATTGGAGCAATGGAAAAAGAACGACAAATTAACGGGTAATGAGTTTATTGGCTCAACAATTGTATCTACCCCAATGATGATGGAATTGGCTACTGCCTACGGTATAGAATGCAAAGTGGGCTTAACAGGCTTTAAATGGATTGCCAAAATGATAAAAGATTTCCCAGACCAACAGTTTATTGGTGGTGGCGAAGAAAGTTTTGGCTATATGGTAGGCGATGCAGTGCGCGATAAAGATGCAGTTACCTCTACACTACTGGTATGCGAAATAGCAGCACAGGCAAAAGCAAACGGAAGCTCTTTGTATAAAGAGTTATTAAAATTATATACCGAGTTTGGGTACTATAAAGAAACGCTTATTTCGTTAACCAAAAAAGGTATTGAAGGTGCACAAGAGATAAAACAGATGATGGTTGACCTACGTGAGAACCCGATGAGCGAAATTAACGGGCAGCGTGTAGTTATGGTAGAAGATTATCAAGCAGGTACAGCAAAAAACCTGCTTACAAATGAGGAAGAGGAACTATACCTACCAAAATCTAACGTACTAATTTACTACCTAGAAGATGGTAGTAAAATATGTGCTAGACCAAGCGGTACCGAACCTAAAATTAAATTTTACTTTAGTGTAAACGATACACTAGATAATGTTGACAATTTTAAAAGCGTGGAAGCCAATCTTACTAAAAGAGTTGAAAACATTATAAAAGCAATGAATCTTATTTAATGAGTAACTTCAAAAAAATTGTTCGCTTTGCAATACCTTATAAAAAGTATGCCTACTTAAACATATTTTTTAATGTTCTGTATGCACTATTCAGTACACTATCGTTCATTGCACTTATACCAATGATAGAAGTAATTTTTGACGATACAAAACAACGTACAACAGAACCTGTATATACCGATATTACAGATATTAAAGTGTATTTAAGCGAGTACCTCAATTACTTTGTAACAACAACCAATGCTACTAAAGGTGTAGAGTACACACTTGGGGCTATGGTAATTGTTATTATAAGTATATTTTTATTAAAAAACCTAGCCAACTACATGGCACTATTTTTCTCTACTTTTTTACGCAATGGTGTATTACGAGATTTGAGAAATGCCATGTATCAAAAAATAATAGAATTACCACTCGCATTTTATTCTGAAAAAAGAAAGGGCGATGTAATTGCCCGTATGTCATCCGATGTAAACGAGGTACAGCAGTCGTACCTTTCTATATTAGAACTTATTGTAAAAGAACCACTTACCATATTATTTTCAATAGGGATGATGCTTTTTATAAGCGTTAAACTCACAATATTTGTATTCATTTTTATACCAATATCAGGATTTATTATATCTCGTATAGGTAAATCGCTCAAGAAAAACTCAGGTAAAGCACAACAAGAACAAGGTACATTTTTATCGATAATTGAAGAAACGCTTGGCGGACTTAAAGTGATTAAGAGTTTTACTTCGGAAAAATACTTTACCGACAAGTTCAATACCTCATCAGAAAGACACTATAAACTATCCAATAAAATACTCAACAAACAATACCTAGCCTCCCCAATGAGTGAGTTTATGGGTATTGCTGTAATTGCTGTAATTTTATGGTATGGTGGGCATATGGTTTTAGTAGAGGAAAGCTTGGCAGGTGGAGCATTTATCGGCTATATGGGGCTTGCCTATAACATACTTACCCCTGCAAAAGCAATATCTAAAGCGTCGTATAACATTAAAAAAGGAAATGCTGCCGCAGATAGGCTTATGGAAATATTGGAGCAGGAAAACCCTATAGAAGATAAAAAAGGTGCGCTCGAAAAAGCTGAGTTTGGAAGTAGTATTGTTATCGAAAACATTAACTTTAAATACGAAGAGGAGAATGTACTACACAACTTCTCGTTAACCGTACCTAAAGGGCAAACTGTTGCATTGGTAGGACAATCGGGGAGTGGAAAAAGTACTATTGCCAACCTACTTACTCGTTTTTACGATGTACAAGAAGGTAGTATAAAAATAGACGGTATTGATATAAAAGAGTACAAACTTAATGCCTTAAGAAAGCTCATGGGGCTTGTAACGCAAGATAGCATACTTTTTAACGACACTATATACAATAACGTTGGTTTGGGTAAGGAGGATGCCTCTGAGCAGGAAGTTATTGATGCCCTTAAAATTGCAAATGCCTACGAGTTTGTAAAAGATTTACCCGAAGGCATACACACCAACATAGGCGATAGCGGTAACAAATTAAGTGGTGGGCAACGGCAACGTTTAAGTATAGCGCGTGCCGTACTTAAAAATCCACCTATTATGGTGTTGGACGAAGCAACATCGGCACTAGATACCGAAAGCGAAAGGCTGGTACAACAAGCATTGGAAAACATGATGCAAAATCGTACATCGGTAGTAATAGCACACCGACTATCTACCATACAGAAAGCAGACAGAATTATTGTAATGCAAAAAGGGCGTATTGTTGAGCAAGGCACACACGACGAGCTTATTGCCTTTAATGGTAACTACAAAAAGCTAGTAATGATGCAAAGTTTTGAGTAAACTGTATTAATACCATAACTACTAATAGCTGCAAATTTGCAGCTATTTTTGTATATTTTTATACGGACAACTAATAACAGTATAGTAACCAAATATATAATGTAACATTTGTACATTTGATACTTGTAAAAGTTTAGATATAACTATGTTTATACCTCAAAAAAATATAAGCCTGCCAGACCCTGATACTGTGGTATGGAAGTACTTAGATCTTTCTAAGTTTTTAGATTTATTGCTTTGTAAAAAGCTCTTTATGGCGCGTGCCGATAAGTTTAAAGACCAATACGAAGGTACGTTTAGTGAGCCTACATATGGCGAAATGAAAAAAATTGCGCAAAACAATCCTGAGTTTTTAGAGCGGTATAAAAAGCACCGTGAAAAAGTGGTTATTAGCAGTTGGCACCTCAACGAACACGAATCGTATGCCATGTGGCAGATATTTACGCAAAATACCGAAGGACTAGCCATACAATCTACCATAGGGCGGTTACAACAAGCACTAAAATCGGATACTGATTATGAGCAGCATATTGGTGCCGTAAATTATATTGACTATAAAAAAGAGTTTATACCCTTTGATGATATTTTCTTCCCGTTTTTATACAAAAGAAAGAGTTTTCAGTACGAGGGAGAGGTACGCATTATATCTGACCATACTAAATATGGTAAAAGTATTAGGGATGGGGTAAAAATTAATGTTGATATTAATTGCCTTATCGAGAGGATATATATACACCCAAAATCGGAAAATTGGTATAAAAACCTTGTTTTCCAGCTTATGGAACAACTAGGGTTTAACTTTACTATTGAAAAATCAGATTTGGAGAGCGATAT
The Flavobacterium litorale genome window above contains:
- a CDS encoding lytic transglycosylase domain-containing protein; the protein is MKWVKKTAVITSVVLVSGFMIHAVSSNNLNDKGTDAEVTNGYYFPATIDFAGEATPLNIADVRERFDRELLVNSNLHATTQIIIKRANRAFAVIEPILKKNGVPDDFKYLAVAESGLVNAVSPAGARGVWQFMPATGKQYGLEINDIVDERYHLEKSTEAACEYLLKAKEKFGSWTLAAASYNAGSAGVDRQLTFQGVDNYYDLLLNSETSRYVFRILALKQVMQNPTKYNFHIPEEEMYPVLPVKKVTVATSVPDLAVFAKEHNVNYKILKIHNPWLRDRELNVTKGKEKEYVLTIPLKGY
- a CDS encoding alpha/beta hydrolase; amino-acid sequence: MERIPVYLMPGLAASPVIFENIKLPEATFEVFFLEWVLPEPEESLRHYAQRIAATITHNNPVLIGVSFGGVLVQEIAEVIEARKVIIVSSVKCNTEFPRRMRFAKMVRAYKVFPTALMERVHWVARFANGNSFIAKRLRLYEKYLSVRDKKYLDWAFKTIILWDRAEPNPNIIHIHGTADGVFPPQYLKTDYIAIEGGTHIMIINKVKWFNENLPEIILREE
- a CDS encoding GNAT family N-acetyltransferase; its protein translation is MEIKDNEFQRQFETTLDDGTTLSVEYSLQERKIFLTRINTPEGFEDDDSVSEFIKAILDTAEERRLRVVPVHPKTAAFFKKNPGYKELLPPGIRI
- the mtaB gene encoding tRNA (N(6)-L-threonylcarbamoyladenosine(37)-C(2))-methylthiotransferase MtaB, with translation MENRKKVAFYTLGCKLNFSETSTIARNFQDEGFDRVDFEDAADIYVINTCSVTENADKQFKQVVKKALKKNDKAFVAAVGCYAQLKPEQLAAVDGVDLVLGATEKFKITDYINDLSKNDMGEVHSCEISEADFYVGSYSIGDRTRAFLKVQDGCDYKCTYCTIPLARGISRSDTLQNVLHNAAEISAKGIKEIVLTGVNIGDYGKGEFGNKKHEHTFYELVQALDEVEGIERLRISSIEPNLLKNETIDFVAQSRTFVPHFHIPLQSGSNDILKLMRRRYMREVYTDRVAQTRRVMPHACIGVDVIVGFPGETDEHFLETYNYLNSLDISYLHVFTYSERDNTPAAEMEGVVPNNVRSKRSKMLRGLSVKKRRAFYESQLGTTRTVLFESENKEGYIHGFTENYVKVKTPWNPELVNTLHKIQLTKIDDDGIVRMEFVNQPVYIN
- a CDS encoding type II toxin-antitoxin system RelE/ParE family toxin; this translates as MKRKHKMVFTSRANNDILDAFNYYESAQKDLGNYFLDSLENSFISIKNSPDIYKFVYKSFQQAKIKRFPYVIVFECRGKEILILTVFNTYQNPIKKII
- a CDS encoding ABC transporter substrate-binding protein; amino-acid sequence: MKNSIATLLTLLLTIIFFSCGGEQNKKRDHLVFRYNENAAVNSLDPAFSRTRPSIWVCNQLFSGLVQLDDKLNIQPDIAKRWEISPNGKTYTFTLRDDVYFHRNGVFGTDSTRTVIAQDFEYSLNRLLDENVAAPGRWILQNVADFKAVNDTIFQIQLNKTFPAFLGLLTMKYASVVPHEAFEAAGYDFRANPIGTGAFQFKIWEENVKLVLRKNPLYYEKDEEGVQLPYLEAVAITFLPDKQSGFLQFVQGRQDLVSGLDPSYKDEIVTPKGKLQAKYNDEVDMITGPYLNTEYIGFRLDGANDAVKDKRIRQAMNYGFDREKMVMYLRNGMGTPAIYGMIPTGLGGYGTTGYNYNPEKARKLIAEYKSENGNANLDIQMSTSASYLDIAEYLQREWQKIGLTVAVDVNPPSTLTQSISNGKVSFFKASWIADYPDAENYLSLFYSKNFSPGGPNYTHFKNEDFDRLYEKAFTVINDKERYALYKKMDAIVMEEAPVVPLFYDKAARFTTKDVAGLGINPLNLLVLKKVKKN